DNA from Neoarius graeffei isolate fNeoGra1 chromosome 17, fNeoGra1.pri, whole genome shotgun sequence:
ttggatctaacactgcttgtggtgtcaagtcttttttctcaaatggaacttttagtaACCTTCatatactgtttgacatgattatatataatttattacatgtaacctactattttaattaacatacctactttgTACTGCTGTTAAATTTCAAgtcattttctttggtggaatgtaatattgtaggtgatgtcaatacttgtcaaatagaagtctgtgtaatttttatgaactatttaatattaatacaatttatttgcaaaatttacatcaataattctggtattactgatacaatatatatttaagaattaagtttatagttcagtcattctctttagtagataattgtttacttgactgtacatatagtcctttttaattcagttgttttctctgggatctaaaatttatttttattcagtatatacttatttgatccctttaacttgatgcagtgtgataaatatgcctattacaattggagtatataatgtggaataaaacaattggggctttggattatatatttgaATTTTTTCtcttgtataagggctcatgggtgtatgtaaggaaaaagtacagattttgtaagggcatgggtaactaaaggttgacatgtatgataaaACTTGATTACCTCATAGTTATGATTTGTTTCCAAAAGGTCTCCTGTTTGTAAATGCATGACTGAATGAAGACCATTACATcttgaactagaagggcacttggtagagtgcatatgtctgctaagccacatattagaataacCACAAAAAACCCTCCTGGATCTGCGTGCATTGCTGGATCCCGAATCCACATACATAcctggatttgcatcaacatcTAATCAATTGATCCTTGGCCCATGGACCGCATTTCTTCAAAGTTCATCAAAATCCTTTCAGGACTGTTTGAGTTATGtttggaacagacaaacaaacggaggcaaagaaacaaacaaaccggaagtgaaaacataaccttcttctccaaagttggtggaggtaaacatTTAAGATGTACAAATACTAATCCTGTTTGCATCTTTATATAAATCACCATCCTAACATACAAGACTAGtgagaaaatggggaaaaatacAAAATGGAAAAATGAAAAAAGCTTGATTACCTCAGTTATGATTTGTTTCCAAAAGGTCTCCTGTTTGTAAATGCATGACTGAATGGCTCACATTACATATTGAAACATTCAGTAAGTACTGGTATTATTCATATGTTGAAATTGAGATGTTAACTTTGTTGGGAAGAAAAATTGCATTAAGAGTACAAAGAAAAGCTCTGCATCAAAAGGATATAATTAAATATTACTACTAACAGCACCAATACTGGTCATTCTCTGAGCATAGTGAACTACTGTTAGACCCACTCCCCTCCCACTCACCACACCACCACCACGTGAAAAGTATAAATCCCTGAAAAGCAAACATTCCCCATATCATATTGCTTTGCACACACTGGAACAATTTATGTCCTCCAGCAGCCTGTTTATTCCCTCCTATACACATAAGTATATTTTTGGTGTTGTACAGTGTCTTTTACTTAGAGGTCTTTATTCTACAGACATGCAAAGTGCAGGAGCAAACAGTAACTCAAGCAATAATTTGTTATTTAATTTTTCAAGCTCAATGACTGAAAGACTATTGTTGTTGCAGGTCCTGGTTGGGGTTTTCCTCTATATAAACTGCTTGATGATatacacattttttaaaaaggagGTTTTTAGGGAAGAAACGCGATACATTTTGTTTGTACAAACCCTATTTGTGGACTCTGCTCTTATGCTGTTAAGTGACTTGCTTTCAGTTGGAACTTTTTTTCAGTATGCCATGCACATAATTCCTTGCAGTATCATTTGTACAGTTTCGGTTTTTCTGATCTGCTGTACACCACTGACTTTGGTGGCAATGTGTCTGGAACGCTATGTGGCTATATGCATGCCTTTGAGACATGCTGTCATCTCCACAAGCAGGACCAGATTATATGGGGGTTTTATCATATGGACTGTCAGTTCTATAATTCCATTGTTCAATTTCATAGGATATTGGGCAGTAGTCCCACCTGCTGCTCAGTACTCCTATACAGTGTGCACTGTGGAGCTAATTTTAGGTGAATCATGGCAGGCACACGGACGTGCCAtcatttttattatctttttcctttttttaatcattatcatTGTCTTCACCTACATCAAGATAATGATTGCAGCTAGAGCTGCTTCCTCTGAGAAAAAGAAATCAACCAGTAAGAGTCTCAGGACTGTGCTGCTTCATGCATTTCAGTTGTTTCTGTGCATAATGCAGTTTTTAAACCCATATATTGAAATGGCATATTGGAGGGTTGAAGAAATAATGTTCCGGAAAATACGATATTCCATGTTTATAGCTTTTGTGATTGCATCACGTTGTCTCAGCCCATTGATTTATGGTCTCAGAGATGAACATTTTTTTCATGCTTTAAGACATTATGCTATGTGTGGCACTGATTGCCATTTCCCAACATTGCTTGAAGTCAAAAAATTGAAAATAAGACCAATTTAAATACAATGCAGGACATAACTAATAAGTGATTATTTTATGTGATTTTTAGATTGCTTGATGAAAACAGATGCTTTAATGACTGTGCTAAAATTTTCTAACAACTTTTGGTGAATTGAATATTTTGGAATTTGCTTATA
Protein-coding regions in this window:
- the LOC132901116 gene encoding odorant receptor 131-2-like, coding for MQSAGANSNSSNNLLFNFSSSMTERLLLLQVLVGVFLYINCLMIYTFFKKEVFREETRYILFVQTLFVDSALMLLSDLLSVGTFFQYAMHIIPCSIICTVSVFLICCTPLTLVAMCLERYVAICMPLRHAVISTSRTRLYGGFIIWTVSSIIPLFNFIGYWAVVPPAAQYSYTVCTVELILGESWQAHGRAIIFIIFFLFLIIIIVFTYIKIMIAARAASSEKKKSTSKSLRTVLLHAFQLFLCIMQFLNPYIEMAYWRVEEIMFRKIRYSMFIAFVIASRCLSPLIYGLRDEHFFHALRHYAMCGIFNFKQHNTLNLA